The Populus alba chromosome 6, ASM523922v2, whole genome shotgun sequence genome contains a region encoding:
- the LOC118048381 gene encoding uncharacterized protein — MFSLKAINTSFAPTNHGFFHTRKPSNTKNSILFFCKSNDSDSEAPPPEGDTKKQELLAKIAMLQTQKVRLTDYLDERSAYLTQFAEEANAEFDKIGEDALKGLDEAGARIMENIESQMQAFEESAELNRTEIEKNDNKVADFEVQMENDRNEGMFFKNLGQKAPVDKAKAKEEAQKIKDLTNAKAGSKTRKNIYLALMSVLAIVIADSFLSSSPDWRKVAVLGAILVGLITQFSYEQRLASDIERAEKEQTDKEK; from the exons atgttttcccTCAAAGCCATCAACACCTCATTTGCTCCTACAAATCATGGTTTTTTCCACACTAGAAAGCCATCCAACACAAAGAACTCCATCCTGTTCTTTTGCAAGTCAAATGATTCTGATTCTGAGGCTCCCCCACCAGAAGGTGATACTAAAAAACAAGAACTGCTTGCGAAGATAGCCATGCTTCAAACTCAAAAAGTCCGTCTCACTGATTACTTGGACGAGAGATCAGCTTATCTAACTCAATTTGCTGAAGAAGCCAATGCTGAGTTTGATAAAATTGGAGAGGATGCTCTAAAAGGACTTGATGAAGCAGGTGCCAGG ATAATGGAGAACATAGAGAGCCAGATGCAAGCTTTTGAGGAATCTGCAGAATTGAACAGAACGGAAATTGAGAAGAACGATAATAAGGTAGCAGATTTTGAAGTTCAAATGGAAAACGACCGGAATGAGGGGATGTTCTTCAAGAACCTTGGCCAGAAAGCACCAGTTGATAAAGCCAAAGCTAAGGAGGAAGCACAGAAGATTAAAGATCTGACTAACGCAAAAGCAGGGTCAAAAACCAGGAAGAACATTTACCTTGCTTTAATGAGTGTACTAGCCATAGTGATTGCTGATTCCTTCCTCTCTTCTTCACCTGATTGGCGAAAAGTTGCAGTTCTCGGAGCAATTTTAGTGGGTTTGATCACTCAGTTCAGCTACGAGCAGAGATTAGCATCAGACATAGAAAGAGCAGAAAAGGAACAGACAGACAAAGAAAAGTAA
- the LOC118048380 gene encoding protein NRT1/ PTR FAMILY 8.1, producing MAQDDYSNDGTVDIKGNPANKKKTGNWKACRFILGNECCERLAYYGMSTNLVNYLEDRLNQGNVAASNNVTNWSGTCYITPLIGAFLADSYLGRYWTIASFVVIYIIGMTLLTLSASVPGLEPSCDKDSCHPTTGQTAAFFVALYFIAFGTGGIKPCVSSFGADQFDETDETEKKKKSSFFNWFYLSINIGALIASSVLVWIQMNVGWGWGFGIPAVAMAVAVVFFFLGSKLYRIQKPGGSPITRIVQVIVASFRKYRVQVPADKSLLYETAEEESQIQGSRKLEHTDKFKFFDKAAVETQTENIKGLSNPWRLCTVTQVEELKSIIRLLPVWASGIVFATVYSQMSTMFVLQGNTMDQHMGPHFKIPSASLSLFDTLSVIFWAPVYDRIIVPYARKFTGHERGFTQLQRMGIGLVISLVSMIVAGVLEVVRLNFVRENNYYDLEYIPMTIFWQVPQYFLIGCAEVFTFIGQLEFFYDQAPDAMRSLCSALSLTTVALGNYLSTLLVTIVTKVTTRGGKLGWIPDNLNRGHLDYFYWLLAILSFLNFTAYLWISKWYAYKKATERPR from the exons ATGGCACAAGATGATTACTCAAACGATGGGACGGTGGATATCAAAGGAAATCcagcaaataaaaagaaaactggAAACTGGAAGGCTTGCCGCTTTATTCTTG GAAATGAATGCTGTGAGAGGTTGGCATACTATGGGATGAGTACCAATCTAGTGAATTATCTTGAGGACCGTCTCAACCAGGGAAATGTCGCTGCATCAAACAATGTTACCAATTGGTCTGGAACTTGCTATATCACACCACTGATTGGAGCTTTTCTAGCCGATTCATATTTGGGAAGATATTGGACAATTGCGAGTTTTGTTGTCATCTATATCATT GGAATGACACTCTTAACATTGTCCGCTTCAGTCCCTGGGTTAGAGCCATCTTGTGACAAGGATTCTTGCCACCCGACCACAGGACAAACTGCAGCATTCTTTGTAGCACTTTACTTTATTGCTTTTGGAACTGGAGGAATCAAACCATGTGTTTCATCTTTTGGAGCAGATCAATTTGATGAAACTGATGAgacagagaagaaaaagaagagctccttttttaattggttttacCTTTCAATCAACATAGGTGCGCTTATTGCATCTTCTGTTTTGGTCTGGATACAAATGAATGTTGGTTGGGGGTGGGGATTTGGAATCCCTGCTGTTGCAATGGCTGTAGCagttgtgtttttcttcttgggAAGTAAGCTATACCGAATTCAAAAACCTGGTGGGAGTCCCATTACAAGGATTGTCCAGGTTATTGTTGCATCCTTCAGAAAGTACCGTGTTCAAGTTCCTGCTGATAAATCTCTTCTTTATGAGACTGCAGAAGAGGAAAGTCAAATCCAAGGAAGTCGTAAGCTCGAACACACGGATAAATTCAA GTTCTTTGACAAGGCTGCTGTGGAAacccaaactgaaaatatcaaGGGCTTATCAAACCCATGGAGACTCTGCACAGTAACTCAAGTTGAAGAGCTCAAGTCCATTATCAGGTTGCTCCCAGTATGGGCATCTGGAATAGTCTTTGCAACTGTATACAGTCAAATGAGCACCATGTTCGTTTTGCAAGGAAATACTATGGACCAACATATGGGTCCTCATTTCAAGATTCCATCAGCATCGCTCTCCCTCTTTGATACCCTAAGCGTCATCTTCTGGGCTCCTGTATATGATCGTATCATTGTCCCATACGCAAGGAAGTTCACGGGTCATGAACGAGGCTTTACTCAGCTCCAACGTATGGGCATTGGCCTCGTCATATCATTGGTCTCCATGATCGTTGCTGGGGTATTGGAGGTTGTTCGACTCAACTTTGTCCGAGAGAACAATTACTATGATCTTGAGTACATCCCGATGACCATTTTCTGGCAAGTACCGCAGTACTTTCTCATAGGATGTGCAGAAGTTTTTACCTTCATTGGACAGTTGGAGTTTTTCTACGACCAGGCACCTGATGCTATGAGAAGCTTGTGCTCAGCTCTCTCTCTTACTACCGTCGCATTAGGAAATTACTTGAGCACTCTGCTTGTCACCATTGTTACTAAAGTTACAACGAGAGGTGGGAAGCTTGGTTGGATCCCTGATAATTTGAACAGGGGCCATCTTGATTACTTCTACTGGCTCTTGGCAATTCTCAGCTTCCTGAACTTCACCGCGTATCTCTGGATTTCAAAGTGGTATGCCTACAAGAAAGCTACAGAGCGTCCTCGTTGA